In one window of Juglans regia cultivar Chandler chromosome 3, Walnut 2.0, whole genome shotgun sequence DNA:
- the LOC108987626 gene encoding E3 ubiquitin-protein ligase Praja-1, with product MDADSPRISEQLSQAIAQGRMNSGLLVDNSVQPAACTLCQRILSPENDASGDLETVGVCGDCKFLFLEDHGTPRRNSYLRRLPRGRRTRYSSSESVENLFSQEFSHMINLARQNQSSISGNEDRSLEGDAMTRLLQHSSSRSTPSRSRSVRWVPSDTESDGVDHLDSLYGESESNFSFGQYGALHGESDAISFSAYGGDSDASVGGHSFLDPESFLDPEMFVQPDEGSIFDSDTDIDPMHAGLNQWDLEEEEEEEDEGEEEEEEEEDGVWEEADAEEDTVESAEARGRLQNFLTSEDAVSWRLREGYVHTIFGNLEEAELLPYVRNSGDYLDASGFEELLVRLAETDSLRRGAPPAALSLVNSLPCVVIDEQHEKHEGLACAICKEVLTSGTKANQLPCFHLYHPSCILPWLSTRNSCPLCRYELPTDDKDYEEGKQNSSGRVEIHEIQQENVSEDSSSDVFDRAEADGGGLEFYPGSSEERELLDVDPATDISGREGGRGRWYFLAAAPIVGLVGIVLVWWLGNPLMQGRIPPSQCSSREQGHRQIHISASSPSQRENRSRRWWSLF from the coding sequence ATGGATGCAGACTCACCAAGAATCTCAGAACAGTTGTCTCAAGCCATTGCCCAAGGCCGCATGAACAGTGGTTTGCTTGTTGACAATTCTGTCCAACCAGCAGCATGTACTTTGTGCCAAAGAATCCTTTCTCCTGAAAATGATGCAAGTGGTGATCTTGAAACTGTTGGTGTATGTGGGGACTGTAAGTTCTTATTTCTTGAAGATCATGGCACCCCCAGGCGAAACTCATATCTGCGTAGGTTGCCTAGAGGAAGAAGAACCAGGTACAGCAGTTCTGAGTCTGTTGAAAATCTTTTCTCACAAGAATTCTCGCATATGATTAATCTAGCAAGGCAAAACCAATCGAGTATCTCTGGGAATGAGGATCGATCTCTAGAGGGTGATGCTATGACTAGGTTATTGCAGCACTCAAGTTCACGTTCTACCCCAAGTAGATCTAGAAGTGTAAGATGGGTACCCTCTGATACTGAAAGTGATGGCGTTGATCATCTGGATTCTCTTTATGGAGAGAGTGAGTCAAATTTCAGTTTTGGTCAGTATGGAGCTTTGCATGGTGAAAGTGATGCAATTTCTTTTAGTGCCTATGGAGGGGACTCAGATGCTTCTGTTGGAGGACATAGTTTCCTGGACCCAGAGAGTTTCCTGGACCCAGAGATGTTTGTTCAACCAGATGAGGGTAGCATTTTTGATAGTGATACTGATATTGATCCAATGCATGCAGGCCTCAACCAATGGGacttggaggaggaggaggaggaggaggatgaaggagaagaagaagaagaagaagaagaagatggtgtGTGGGAAGAAGCTGATGCTGAGGAAGACACAGTTGAATCTGCAGAAGCAAGAGGTCgacttcaaaattttttgacTTCTGAGGATGCAGTCAGTTGGAGGCTTAGGGAAGGTTATGTTCATACTATCTTTGGTAACTTGGAGGAAGCGGAGTTATTGCCTTATGTGAGGAATTCTGGGGATTATCTTGATGCAAGTGGCTTTGAAGAACTGCTGGTGCGTCTTGCTGAGACTGACAGCTTGAGACGGGGAGCACCTCCTGCAGCATTGTCTTTAGTAAATAGTTTGCCTTGTGTAGTAATTGATGAACAGCATGAGAAGCATGAAGGCTTAGCATGTGCAATATGCAAGGAAGTGTTAACCAGTGGCACCAAAGCAAATCAGCTTCCTTGCTTTCACCTTTATCACCCTTCCTGTATCCTGCCATGGCTGAGCACAAGAAATTCGTGCCCCCTTTGTCGGTATGAGCTTCCTACTGATGACAAGGATTATGAGGAGGGGAAGCAGAACAGTAGTGGTAGAGTGGAAATCCATGAAATCCAGCAGGAAAATGTAAGTGAGGATAGCTCCTCTGATGTCTTTGATAGAGCTGAAGCTGATGGAGGAGGGCTTGAATTTTATCCAGGCAGCTCGGAGGAGAGAGAGCTGCTGGATGTGGATCCTGCTACTGATATCTCTGGCAGAGAGGGTGGTAGAGGGAGATGGTATTTTCTTGCAGCTGCTCCAATTGTCGGTCTCGTGGGCATTGTGCTTGTATGGTGGTTAGGCAATCCTTTAATGCAGGGAAGAATACCACCAAGCCAGTGCAGCTCCCGAGAACAGGGCCATCGTCAAATTCACATTTCTGCCTCCTCACCTAGCCAAAGGGAGAATAGAAGCAGGAGATGGTGGTCACTTTTCTAG
- the LOC108987745 gene encoding protein PIN-LIKES 6: MQRLLSAVAMVDQAAAAGGESLLGTIKIAVLPIAKVFTMCFLGFLMASKYVNILPANGRKLLNGLVFSLLLPCLIFSQLGQAITVEKMLEWWFIPMNVVLGSISGSLIGFVVASLVRPPYPFFKFSVIQIGIGNIGNVPLVLIAALCRDKSNPFGDSEKCSTDGTAYISFGQWVGAIILYTYVFNMLAPPSEGTFDIDDGSLPMKSPPKDGSPEQVPLLTQEEAASTNSNALPKGKIKDLFVFLYEKLKLKQILQPPIIASMLAMVLGAVPFFKRLIFTADAPFFFFTDSCIILGEAMIPCILLALGGNLVDGPGSSKLGLRTTAAIIFARLVLVPPVGLGIVMLADKLGFLPAGDKMFRFVLLLQHSMPTSVLAGAVANLRGCGREAAAVLFWVHIFAVISMAGWIVLYLNILF; the protein is encoded by the exons ATGCAGAGATTGCTATCGGCGGTGGCAATGGTGGATCAGGCGGCGGCAGCGGGAGGAGAGTCGTTGTTGGGGACCATCAAAATCGCGGTATTGCCTATAGCGAAGGTCTTCACAATGTGCTTCCTGGGATTTCTTATGGCTTCCAAGTATGTCAACATTTTGCCCGCTAATGGAAGGAAACTTCTAAATGGG TTGGTCTTTTCGCTTTTACTTCCGTGCTTGATATTTTCTCAACTCGGTCAAGCTATTACCGTAGAGAAAATGCTTGAGtg GTGGTTTATTCCTATGAATGTTGTTCTGGGTAGCATATCAGGCTCATTAATAGGTTTCGTTGTCGCATCGCTTGTCCGCCCACCGTACCCTTTCTTCAAGTTTTCAGTCATACAAATCGGAATTG GGAATATTGGGAATGTACCACTTGTCTTGATTGCGGCTCTATGCAGAGATAAATCCAACCCTTTTGGCGACTCAGAAAAATGTAGCACAGATGGGACTGCCTATATTTCATTTGGACAGTGG GTTGGTGCCATCATCTTGTACACATATGTGTTTAACATGTTAGCACCTCCTTCCGAAGGTACCTTTGACATCGACGATGGAAGTCTTCCCATGAAGAGCCCTCCGAAAGATGGCTCACCTGAGCAAGTTCCACTGCTTACACAGGAGGAGGCTGCATCAACAAATTCAAATGCTTTGCCGAAAGGAAAG ATTAAAGATTTATTTGTGTTTCTATATGAGAAGTTGAAGCTCAAGCAAATACTTCAGCCCCCTATCATTGCTTCT ATGCTAGCTATGGTACTTGGGGCAGTACCATTTTTTAAGCGATTGATCTTCACAGCTGATGctccctttttcttcttcactgATAGCTGCATTATTCTTGG GGAGGCCATGATTCCATGCATTCTGTTAGCATTGGGAGGCAACCTTGTTGATG GACCTGGAAGCTCAAAACTTGGTCTAAGGACAACTGCTGCTATTATTTTTGCGCGGCTAGTTTTGGTACCTCCTGTGGGACTTGGAATTGTCATGTTGGCTGATAAGCTTGGTTTCCTCCCGGCCGGTGATAAGATGTTCCGGTTTGTCCTACTTCTTCAGCATTCAATGCCAACGTCTGTCCTTGCTG GTGCTGTCGCCAATTTAAGAGGTTGTGGAAGGGAAGCAGCTGCTGTCCTATTCTGGGTTCATATATTTGCTGTCATCTCAATGGCTGGATGGATTGTTCTCTATCTTAACATACTCTTCTAA